A single genomic interval of Spinacia oleracea cultivar Varoflay chromosome 6, BTI_SOV_V1, whole genome shotgun sequence harbors:
- the LOC110791836 gene encoding uncharacterized acetyltransferase At3g50280 — protein sequence MSSSETVKQISECFIKPKYKVHEANQPYYLAPMDLAMLCFHYIQKGLLFIKPSHFNNQEFSVNKHLQSLKESLSLTLVHFYPLAGRLATRINKNQHESLVYVDCNKGDGARFIYATLNMTVSEILSPKEVPVVVQSLFDHDRAINHDGHELPLLSVQVTELVDGVFIGCSMNHAIVDGTSYWHFWKLWSEIHRANNYKQLLVSRLPIHERWFPDGYGPIVQLPFTHPNEFVSRFETDQLKERIFHFSKVSIARIKAKANKESSNTCNNISSFQSLSALVWRSIVRANCLSEDQITSCRIASNNRHRLDPPLLPEYVGNCVTAIVTTTTAGELLGHNLGWAASLLHQSVVNHSDKTVHDFINGWLQSPFVYQPCKMFDPYSVMMGSSPRFDMYGNEFGLGKAVAVRSGYANKFVGKVTAYPGYEGGGSVDLEICLPPNSMRALESDEEFMTAATEYNRYGLIKKVSQRGM from the exons ATGAGTTCATCAGAAACTGTCAAACAAATCTCAGAATGCTTCATAAAACCAAAGTACAAGGTGCATGAAGCAAATCAGCCATACTACTTAGCTCCTATGGATTTAGCTATGCTCTGTTTTCATTACATCCAAAAGGGTCTTCTATTCATCAAACCATCACATTTCAATAATCAAGAATTCTCAGTAAATAAACACCTTCAAAGTCTGAAAGAGTCTCTTTCACTTACCCTAGTTCATTTTTACCCACTCGCAGGCCGACTCGCCACACGTATCAACAAAAATCAGCATGAAAGCTTAGTCTATGTAGACTGCAACAAGGGTGATGGAGCTAGGTTTATATATGCTACGTTAAATATGACCGTATCTGAGATTCTGTCACCGAAAGAGGTTCCTGTGGTGGTTCAGTCATTGTTTGACCATGATCGAGCCATTAACCATGATGGTCATGAACTGCCTCTGTTATCGGTTCAGGTCACTGAGCTTGTAGATGGGGTTTTTATTGGCTGTTCCATGAACCATGCGATAGTGGATGGAACCTCATATTGGCATTTCTGGAAATTATGGTCAGAAATACATAGAGCTAATAATTATAAGCAGCTTCTTGTTTCACGTCTTCCCATTCATGAACGTTGGTTTCCTGACGGGTATGGCCCAATCGTTCAACTTCCCTTTACCCACCCAAATGAATTTGTAAGCAGGTTTGAAACAGATCAACTCAAAGAAAGAATCTTTCATTTCTCTAAAGTTTCTATAGCAAGAATAAAAGCAAAGGCCAACAAAGAAAGCAGCAACACCTGCAACAACATTTCTTCCTTTCAGAGCCTCTCTGCACTTGTGTGGAGATCAATTGTGAGAGCAAACTGCTTATCTGAAGATCAGATCACAAGTTGCAGAATTGCTAGCAACAACAGGCATAGATTAGATCCTCCTCTGCTTCCCGAATATGTAG GTAATTGTGTTACTGCAATAGTAACCACTACTACTGCTGGTGAACTACTTGGACACAACTTAGGGTGGGCAGCGTCATTGTTGCACCAGTCAGTTGTAAACCACAGTGACAAAACAGTGCATGATTTCATCAATGGATGGCTCCAATCTCCTTTTGTTTACCAGCCATGCAAAATGTTTGATCCTTACAGTGTGATGATGGGAAGCTCACCAAGATTTGATATGTATGGAAATGAATTTGGTCTTGGGAAAGCTGTTGCAGTTCGTAGTGGGTATGCAAACAAATTTGTTGGCAAAGTGACCGCTTACCCAGGTTATGAAGGGGGCGGGAGTGTGGATTTAGAGATATGTCTACCACCTAATTCAATGAGGGCTCTTGAATCAGATGAAGAGTTCATGACTGCTGCAACTGAGTACAACAGATATGGACTAATAAAGAAGGTATCCCAAAGGGGCATGTAA
- the LOC110791815 gene encoding protein ENHANCED PSEUDOMONAS SUSCEPTIBILITY 1-like yields the protein QLLKHISECFIKPKYEVHEAKQPYYLGPVDLAMLFAHYIQQGLLFTKPSNLGDEQFSIHELLQCLKKSLSLTLVHFYPLAGHLETQTDEEEGQKCLVFVDCNKGPGARFIHATLDMTISDILLPTDVPEVVQSFFDHDGAVNYDGHYRSLLTIKVTELLDGVFIGCSMNHALGDGTSYWHFWNVWSETHKAKLEESVPVLRMPIHDRWFPDGYGPPIFLPFTQPDDFVVSLHETPDQLRVRIFHFSSESIARLKSKANEETHNNNTTTRKISSFQALSALYWRSIIRALNLPHNQVTNCRLTTNNRHRLHPPLPKEYFGNCISALKTTTTVGELLEHDLGWAASLLHQSVINHGDKVVRDFINRWLKSPDIFKLEKLTDSYSVMMGSSPRFDMYGKEFGLGKAVAVRRGYADKFVGKVTCYPGYEGGGSVDLEICLTPDSMEALELDQEFMDNVSLFLKGYRIIE from the exons CAACTGTTAAAACACATCTCAGAATGCTTCATCAAACCAAAGTATGAGGTACATGAAGCCAAACAGCCATACTACTTGGGTCCTGTGGATTTAGCCATGCTCTTTGCGCATTACATCCAACAGGGTCTTCTCTTCACCAAACCATCAAACTTAGGCGATGAACAATTCTCCATACACGAACTCCTTCAATGTCTCAAGAAATCTCTTTCCCTCACCCTTGTCCATTTCTACCCATTGGCAGGTCATCTTGAAACACAAACAGATGAAGAAGAGGGACAAAAGTGCTTGGTCTTTGTCGACTGTAACAAGGGTCCTGGTGCGAGGTTCATCCATGCTACGTTAGATATGACCATATCCGACATACTTTTACCAACTGATGTTCCTGAAGTTGTCCAGTCGTTTTTTGACCATGACGGGGCTGTTAACTATGACGGCCATTACAG GTCTTTGTTGACGATTAAAGTTACTGAGCTCCTAGATGGGGTTTTCATTGGCTGCTCCATGAATCATGCTCTTGGAGATGGGACTTCATACTGGCATTTCTGGAATGTCTGGTCCGAGACTCATAAAGCAAAGCTCGAAGAATCAGTTCCTGTTTTACGTATGCCAATCCATGACCGGTGGTTCCCTGACGGATATGGCCCACCCATTTTCCTCCCGTTTACCCAACCAGATGACTTTGTTGTTAGCCTACATGAAACACCTGATCAACTCAGAGTCAGAATCTTCCATTTCTCATCCGAGTCTATAGCAAGACTAAAATCAAAGGCAAATGAAGAAACTCACAATAATAATACTACTACAAGAAAGATCTCTTCTTTTCAGGCCTTATCAGCACTCTACTGGCGATCAATCATTCGAGCTCTCAATCTACCTCATAATCAAGTCACTAATTGCAGATTAACAACCAATAACAGACACAGACTACATCCACCTTTGCCAAAAGAGTATTTTGGTAACTGTATAAGCGCGTTGAAAACAACTACAACAGTTGGTGAACTACTTGAACATGATTTAGGGTGGGCAGCATCACTGCTGCACCAGTCAGTGATAAACCATGGCGACAAAGTAGTGCGTGATTTTATCAACCGGTGGCTGAAATCGCCTGATATTTTCAAGCTCGAAAAACTGACGGATTCTTACAGTGTAATGATGGGAAGTTCTCCAAGATTTGACATGTATGGAAAAGAATTTGGACTAGGAAAGGCAGTAGCTGTTCGTAGGGGGTACGCAGACAAATTTGTTGGAAAGGTGACTTGTTATCCTGGATATGAAGGAGGTGGAAGTGTGGATTTGGAAATATGTTTAACTCCGGATTCTATGGAAGCTCTTGAATTAGATCAGGAGTTTATGGATAATGTCTCATTGTTTCTTAAAGGGTACCGAATTATAGAATAA
- the LOC110791804 gene encoding protein ENHANCED PSEUDOMONAS SUSCEPTIBILITY 1 yields the protein MSAETVKQISECFIKPKYEVPEAKKPYYLAPMDLAMLSVHYIQKGLLFNKPSHLNNNNNQQPYSTQNLLETLKDSLSLTLVHFYPLAGRLATTQVDDHRHESLIFVDCNNSPGVRFIHAAVDVTVSDILSPTDVPVVVQSFFDHDRAVNHDGHSSSLLTIQVTELLDGIFIGCSMNHVLGDGTSYWHFWNMWSEIHGRKGEELVPLLSRMPLLQRWFPQGYNPPILLPFVQPDEFVTRYEAPQLRERIFHFSPESMARLKAKANEENNNHDITITTKISSFQALSALCWRAIVKANRLPRDKLTGCRLATNNRHRLNPPLPQDYFGNCISAMRTSATVADLLDHNLGFAASLLHQSVLNHSDKIVRDFVTDWLKSPHVYQLDKLFDCYSVMMGSSPRFDMYGNEFGLGKAVAVRSGYANKFVGKVTSYEGYEGGGSVDLEICLPPDSMEVLESDLEFMGAVSLSCKEVQ from the exons ATGAGTGCAGAAACTGTAAAACAAATCTCAGAATGTTTCATCAAACCAAAATACGAAGTCCCAGAAGCCAAAAAACCTTACTATTTAGCTCCAATGGATTTAGCCATGCTTTCAGTTCATTACATCCAAAAAGGTCTCTTATTCAACAAACCATCACACTTaaataacaacaacaatcaacaacCATATTCAACCCAAAACCTCCTCGAAACTCTCAAAGATTCCCTTTCCCTAACCCTCGTCCATTTCTACCCCTTAGCCGGCCGCCTCGCCACCACCCAAGTCGACGACCACCGCCACGAGTCCCTAATCTTCGTCGACTGCAACAACAGTCCCGGCGTCAGATTCATTCACGCCGCCGTAGATGTGACGGTTTCCGACATACTTTCACCGACGGATGTCCCTGTTGTGGTCCAATCGTTTTTCGACCATGACAGGGCTGTTAACCATGATGGGCATAGTTCGTCTTTGTTAACGATTCAGGTTACTGAGCTTTTAGATGGGATTTTTATTGGGTGTTCTATGAATCATGTTCTTGGTGATGGTACTTCGTATTGGCATTTCTGGAATATGTGGTCGGAGATTCATGGAAGAAAGGGGGAGGAGTTGGTTCCTTTGTTGTCACGTATGCCACTTCTTCAACGTTGGTTTCCTCAAGGGTATAATCCGCCTATTTTGCTTCCTTTTGTTCAGCCGGATGAATTTGTTACCAG GTACGAGGCACCTCAACTCCGGGAAAGAATCTTCCATTTCTCGCCGGAATCCATGGCAAGACTAAAAGCAAAAGCAAACGAAGAAAACAACAATCATGACATTACAATCACCACCAAAATCTCATCCTTTCAGGCCTTATCTGCACTCTGCTGGCGAGCAATCGTGAAAGCAAACCGCCTCCCTCGTGACAAACTCACCGGTTGCAGATTAGCAACCAACAACAGACACAGATTAAACCCACCATTACCTCAAGACTATTTTGGTaactgcattagtgcaatgagAACATCAGCAACAGTTGCCGATCTCCTTGATCATAACTTAGGATTTGCGGCATCACTTCTGCATCAATCTGTTTTAAACCACAGTGATAAAATAGTTCGTGATTTTGTTACTGATTGGTTAAAGTCACCTCATGTTTACCAGCTTGATAAGCTGTTTGATTGTTACAGTGTGATGATGGGGAGTTCGCCGAGGTTTGATATGTATGGGAATGAATTTGGGTTAGGGAAAGCAGTTGCTGTTCGAAGTGGGTATGCGAATAAGTTTGTTGGGAAGGTGACTTCTTATGAAGGGTATGAGGGTGGTggaagtgttgatttggaaatATGTTTACCTCCTGATTCAATGGAAGTTCTTGAATCTGATTTGGAATTTATGGGTGCTGTGTCTTTGTCCTGTAAAGAGGTTCAGTAG
- the LOC110791826 gene encoding uncharacterized protein translates to MRRNRQKKQNFSQRGREKDDWTVKPLSDSPLKVVDHHQDDVEHPQTSNFMPSDGIKVKWVSKNRVSDAKNSGSEPEFEVGELDSGPKSEVAESSSAATEGGKRLDERESEAGERICGIGEKVLVGISEGSELSKEGNGVDDVVRRLEELQFEAEEVGISEEQIKINDQAQEDELLAMESIYGDNVYVLEKRRGLRSFQIHIHIELPGAYSVSAKLKEDTLANSKVCDSDDFLYTFKVQYLPPIILTCLLPKSYPSHCPPSFTISVQWLHESRISKLCSMLDLLWNEQAGQEILYQWVEWLHSSSLSYLGSDEELLLGPYNVKSVPDRRAFSGSLSPDIDIPSMRSYNEERVHENFLSGCHECCICFSEYAGTEFLRLPCHHFFCVKCMTTYADVHVKEGTVNKLQCPSTKCGGMIPPGLLKRLLGDEEFQRWESLVLQKSLDAMPDVAYCPRCETPCLEDDDQHAQCSKCFFSFCSLCREKRHVGIACMTPEMKLKFLEERQNSSLIKDEQRRKELDMINELRSVKEILRDAKQCPNCKIAISRTEGCNKMVCTQCGKYFCYRCSKAISGYEHFREEGGCQLFPQEAIVQWEEQVNARQVLGQIQAQMFAANARPCPGCKQLNAKMGNNNHIFCWACQNHYCYLCRKMVRRSSEHYGPKGCKQHSEG, encoded by the exons atgAGGAGAAATAGGCAAAAGAAGCAGAATTTCTCGCAACGCGGCCGagaaaaagatgattggactgtAAAGCCTTTAAGTGATTCTCCCTTAAAAGTAGTTGATCATCATCAAGATGATGTTGAACATCCCCAAACCTCAAATTTCATGCCCTCTGATGGTATTAAAGTCAAGTGGGTATCGAAAAATCGGGTTTCCGATGCCAAAAACTCGGGTTCTGAGCCGGAATTTGAGGTGGGTGAGCTCGATTCCGGGCCAAAATCTGAGGTGGCTGAGTCCAGTTCAGCAGCGACTGAAGGTGGGAAAAGGttggatgagagagaaagtgaggcaGGAGAGAGAATTTGTGGAATTGGGGAAAAAGTGTTGGTGGGAATTAGTGAAGGTTCTGAGTTGAGTAAAGAAGGTAATGGCGTTGACGATGTTGTTAGAAGATTGGAAGAGTTGCAATTTGAGGCTGAAGAAGTAGGAATTTCTGAAGAAcagattaaaattaatgatcaAGCTCAAGAGGATGAG TTGCTTGCCATGGAGTCCATATATGGAGATAATGTCTATGTCCTTGAAAAGCGACGGGGCTTACGTTCTTTCCAG ATTCATATACATATTGAACTTCCCGGTGCATATTCTGTATCAGCAAAACTAAAGGAAGATACTCTTGCTAACTCCAAAGTGTGCGACTCAGATGACTTCTTATATACTTTCAAAGTCCAGTATCTTCCACCTATTATATTGACCTGTTTGTTGCCTAAATCGTACCCAAGTCATTGCCCACCTTCTTTCACAATCTCAGTTCAATGGTTGCATGAATCTAGAATTTCCAAGCTTTGCTCAATGCTGGATTTATTGTGGAATGAGCAAGCAGGGCAAGAGATTCTCTACCAGTGGGTGGAATGGCTACATAGTTCTTCTCTTTCATACCTTGGTTCTGATGAAGAACTTCTGCTTGGACCATACAATGTGAAAAGTGTTCCAGATAGGCGTGCTTTCTCTGGAAGTCTTTCTCCTGACATTGATATTCCTTCAATGAGGAGTTACAATGAAGAGAGAGTACATGAGAACTTCCTTAGCGGTTGTCATGAATGTTGCATCTGTTTCAGCGAATATGCCG GGACAGAATTTTTAAGATTGCCATGTCATCACTTCTTTTGTGTAAAATGCATGACAACTTATGCTGATGTGCACGTGAAGGAAGGCACAGTAAACAAGCTGCAGTGTCCGAGTACTAAATGCGGTGGTATGATCCCCCCTGGTTTATTAAAACGGCTGTTGGGTGATGAAGAATTTCAACGTTGGGAATCATTGGTGTTACAAAAATCCCTTGATGCAATGCCTGATGTAGCTTATTGCCCCAGATGTGAAACACCATGTCTAGAAGATGATGACCAGCATGCTCAATGCTCAAAGTGCTTCTTTAGCTTCTGCTCTCTTTGCAGGGAAAAACGCCACGTGGGGATCGCATGCATGACTCCAGAGATGAAGCTAAAATTTCTCGAG GAGCGCCAAAATTCATCTCTTATTAAGGATGAACAAAGACGCAAGGAGCTTGATATGATTAATGAACTTCGTagtgtgaaggaaatactccGTGATGCCAAGCAATGCCCTAATTGTAAGATAGCTATTTCTAGAACTGAAGGTTGCAACAAGATGGTGTGCACACAATGTGGGAAGTACTTTTGCTACCGTTGCAGCAAAGCAATTAGTGGATATGAACATTTCAG GGAGGAGGGAGGGTGTCAACTTTTTCCACAAGAAGCAATTGTGCAGTGGGAAGAGCAAGTTAATGCCCGCCAAGTTCTGGGTCAGATTCAGGCTCAAATGTTTGCTGCAAATGCCCGGCCTTGTCCTGGCTGTAAGCAATTGAATGCTAAG ATGGGAAACAATAATCACATCTTCTGCTGGGCATGCCAAAACCACTACTGCTACCTTTGCAGAAAGATGGTGCGGCGTAGCTCTGAGCATTATGGACCCAAAGGCTGTAAACAGCATTCAGAAGGATAG
- the LOC110790613 gene encoding uncharacterized protein, which yields MESIYGDNVYILDKRQGLRSFQIHINIELPDSYSVSTKLKEDESLQTFKVQCLSPIILTCLLPRSYPSHYPPSFTISVQWLHESEISQLCSMLDLLWNEQPGQEILYRWVEWLPSSSLQHLGFDEELSIGPYNVESVESVSDRRSFSGSISPDIDVASMKSYNSERQHENFLNGCHECCICFSEFAGTKFLRLPCDHFFCVKCMTTYAEVLVKEGTVNKLQCPNTKCGGMIPPGLLKRLLGGEEFDRWESLMLQKTLDAMPDVVYCPRCETACLEEKDHHAQCSKCFFSFCSLCRERRHVGLACMTPEMKLKSLEDQPIFSLLKESQRRKQRIVMNELLSVKEILRDAKQCPSCKIAITKNGGCNHMVCRQCGQRFCYGCGRLTGMCDCHHSPAEPVIEPEQNMALQVRQILRELQVQMVHGNSRPCPSCKQFKAKVGNNNHIFCWACQNHYCYLCRKMVRRSSEHYGPKGCKQHSEG from the exons ATGGAGTCCATATATGGAGACAATGTCTATATCCTTGATAAACGACAAGGCTTGCGATCTTTCCAG ATCCACATAAACATTGAACTTCCTGATTCATATTCTGTATCAACAAAACTAAAGGAAGATGAATCCTTACAAACTTTTAAAGTCCAGTGTCTGTCACCAATTATATTGACATGTTTGTTACCTAGATCGTACCCAAGTCATTATCCACCTTCTTTCACAATCTCAGTTCAGTGGTTACATGAATCTGAAATTTCCCAGCTTTGTTCCATGCTTGATTTACTGTGGAATGAGCAACCAGGGCAAGAGATCCTGTATCGGTGGGTTGAATGGCTACCGAGTTCTTCTCTTCAACACCTTGGTTTTGATGAAGAACTTTCTATTGGACCGTACAATGTGGAAAGTGTGGAAAGTGTTTCAGATAGACGTTCTTTCTCTGGAAGTATTTCTCCTGACATTGATGTTGCTTCAATGAAGAGTTACAATTCAGAGAGACAACATGAGAACTTTCTCAACGGCTGTCATGAATGTTGCATCTGTTTCAGCGAATTTGCAG GAACAAAGTTCTTGAGACTGCCATGTGATCACTTCTTCTGTGTAAAATGCATGACGACTTATGCTGAAGTGCTTGTGAAGGAAGGCACAGTAAACAAGCTGCAGTGTCCCAATACTAAATGTGGTGGTATGATCCCCCCTGGTTTATTAAAACGACTACTGGGTGGTGAAGAATTTGATCGTTGGGAATCATTGATGTTACAGAAAACCCTTGACGCAATGCCTGATGTAGTTTATTGTCCCAGATGTGAAACGGCATGTCTAGAAGAAAAAGACCATCATGCTCAATGCTCAAAGTGCTTCTTTAGCTTCTGTTCACTTTGCAGGGAACGGCGTCATGTGGGGTTAGCATGCATGACACCGGAGATGAAGCTTAAATCCTTGGAG GATCAGCCAATTTTTTCCCTTCTCAAGGAAAGTCAAAGACGTAAGCAGCGTATTGTGATGAATGAACTTCTCagtgtgaaggaaatactccGTGATGCCAAGCAATGCCCATCATGTAAGATAGCTATTACTAAAAACGGAGGTTGCAACCATATGGTTTGCCGTCAGTGTGGGCAGCGCTTTTGCTACGGCTGTGGCAG GTTGACCGGAATGTGTGATTGTCATCATTCTCCGGCTGAACCAGTGATTGAGCCGGAGCAAAACATGGCTCTCCAAGTCCGCCAAATCCTACGTGAGTTACAAGTTCAAATGGTACATGGAAATTCCCGGCCTTGTCCTTCTTGTAAGCAGTTCAAAGCTAAG GTTGGAAACAATAATCATATCTTTTGCTGGGCATGTCAAAACCACTATTGCTACCTTTGCAGAAAGATGGTGCGGCGTAGCTCTGAGCATTATGGACCCAAAGGCTGTAAACAGCATTCAGAGGGATAG